The Vitis riparia cultivar Riparia Gloire de Montpellier isolate 1030 chromosome 10, EGFV_Vit.rip_1.0, whole genome shotgun sequence genome includes a region encoding these proteins:
- the LOC117923177 gene encoding putative G-type lectin S-receptor-like serine/threonine-protein kinase At1g61610, which translates to MNLHISSAFVSSFFLLYNLMPSQYCSAIDAITPTQVLTQEQTLTSGQIFELGFFNPGNYGKNYAGVWYKNISVPTIVWVANRERPLSALDSSAVLTIGSDGNLMLVDSMQNTVWSTNVSALSNNSTAVLLDDGDFVLKHSISGEFLWESFNHPCDTLPTQHEDRYEHQNWREAFLGFLANRR; encoded by the coding sequence ATGAATTTACATATTTCCAGTGCTTTTGTTTCATCCTTCTTCCTCTTGTACAACTTGATGCCATCACAATATTGTTCTGCCATTGATGCCATTACTCCAACTCAAGTACTCACACAAGAACAGACTCTTACCTCTGGCCAAATCTTTGAGTTAGGCTTCTTCAATCCTGGTAATTATGGTAAAAACTATGCTGGGGTATGGTATAAGAATATTTCTGTGCCCACGATTGTGTGGGTGGCAAACAGGGAGAGGCCACTTTCAGCTTTGGACTCCTCTGCAGTGCTAACAATTGGCAGTGATGGAAATCTGATGCTTGTGGATAGCATGCAAAACACTGTCTGGTCTACCAATGTCTCTGCACTGTCAAATAATTCCACAGCGGTGCTTTTAGATGATGGGGACTTTGTTCTTAAACACAGTATCTCAGGAGAGTTCCTATGGGAGAGTTTTAATCATCCTTGCGATACCCTTCCTACCCAACATGAAGATAGGTATGAACATCAAAACTGGAGAGAGGCGTTCCTTGGCTTCCTGGCAAACAGAAGATGA